The following proteins are encoded in a genomic region of Herpetosiphonaceae bacterium:
- a CDS encoding SEC-C domain-containing protein yields MPSIGRNDPCPCGSGKKYKQCHGPIDAERAAALRKLKQAPDTLWPKLMDSLDRFGTAVPATLSLFWNDAYRTQDIQELDQREDRGSERFLTWFAFDTVNEEGQTPVEQLTADPEGLELTEAEAQVLAGWKDVRLQPYEIVEVRKGQGMRVRPLFGETLIDVEDHAASKRLQAGEVLITHLVPAADTHFIAGAAAHLTPDTVDKLREFAEVHLQDVQQAQPDATYDDLIRSRSYIFNHFVMALPREEHDNTSLNELVARTRATLSMTAEQIGFKGGTSEAADAATDRPVSDAETVALDVDADVHGVSGLSDTSSTLESGGAEAAEQPSGTDEPSAYQGQDD; encoded by the coding sequence ATGCCCAGCATTGGTCGCAACGATCCCTGCCCCTGCGGCAGCGGCAAAAAGTACAAGCAGTGCCACGGCCCGATCGACGCGGAGCGCGCCGCCGCGCTGCGCAAGCTCAAGCAAGCGCCCGATACGCTCTGGCCCAAGCTGATGGATTCGCTCGATCGGTTTGGAACTGCGGTGCCCGCCACGCTTAGCCTGTTCTGGAACGACGCCTACCGCACGCAAGATATTCAGGAGCTTGATCAGCGCGAGGATCGCGGCAGCGAGCGGTTTCTGACGTGGTTTGCCTTCGATACGGTCAACGAGGAAGGCCAGACGCCGGTCGAGCAGTTGACCGCCGATCCTGAGGGGCTGGAGCTAACCGAGGCGGAGGCGCAGGTGCTAGCAGGCTGGAAGGATGTGCGCCTTCAGCCCTATGAGATCGTCGAGGTCCGCAAAGGTCAGGGCATGCGCGTGCGTCCGCTCTTTGGCGAGACGCTGATCGACGTCGAGGATCATGCGGCCTCAAAACGGCTTCAGGCTGGCGAGGTGCTGATCACGCATCTGGTGCCCGCCGCAGACACGCATTTTATCGCAGGTGCCGCCGCGCATCTCACGCCCGACACCGTCGATAAGCTGCGCGAGTTTGCCGAGGTCCATCTGCAAGACGTGCAGCAAGCGCAGCCCGACGCCACCTACGACGACCTGATCCGGTCGCGATCGTATATTTTCAACCATTTCGTGATGGCGCTGCCGCGCGAGGAACACGATAACACTTCGCTCAACGAGCTTGTAGCCAGGACGCGCGCGACGCTCAGCATGACGGCGGAGCAGATCGGCTTCAAGGGCGGCACGAGCGAAGCCGCCGATGCTGCAACTGACCGGCCTGTCTCGGATGCGGAGACGGTCGCGCTGGATGTGGACGCCGATGTGCATGGCGTCTCCGGTCTGAGCGACACCAGTTCCACGCTTGAGAGTGGCGGCGCGGAAGCCGCCGAGCAGCCGAGCGGTACCGACGAGCCAAGCGCCTATCAGGGCCAGGACGACTAG
- the gmhB gene encoding D-glycero-beta-D-manno-heptose 1,7-bisphosphate 7-phosphatase: MGRSAGRRAVFLDRDGTLNVEVNYLHRIEDLVLVAGAARAISALNRAGWLVIVVTNQAGIARGYYDETALHTLHEHLTQALAAQDARIDAIYYCPHHPDFSGTCECRKPQPGMLLQAAAEHGIDLTRSWLVGDTGGDIGAGRAAGCRTVLVRSGYGAAYEDQVRDGDGAQPDAIVDDVAAAVEYILAHDRV, from the coding sequence GTGGGACGTAGCGCAGGCCGCCGCGCAGTGTTTCTCGATCGCGACGGCACGCTCAACGTCGAGGTCAACTATCTGCACCGCATCGAGGATCTGGTGCTGGTTGCGGGCGCGGCGCGGGCGATCAGCGCGCTCAACCGGGCAGGCTGGCTGGTGATCGTCGTCACCAATCAGGCGGGCATCGCGCGCGGCTACTACGACGAGACGGCGCTCCACACGCTGCACGAGCATCTCACGCAGGCGCTAGCCGCCCAGGATGCACGCATCGACGCGATCTATTATTGCCCGCACCATCCCGATTTTTCGGGCACGTGCGAGTGTCGCAAGCCGCAGCCGGGTATGTTGCTGCAAGCGGCAGCTGAGCACGGGATCGACCTGACGCGAAGCTGGCTGGTTGGCGATACGGGCGGCGATATTGGCGCGGGCCGCGCGGCAGGCTGCCGTACCGTGCTGGTGCGCAGCGGCTACGGCGCGGCCTATGAGGACCAGGTGCGTGACGGCGACGGCGCGCAGCCCGACGCGATCGTCGACGATGTGGCGGCGGCTGTGGAATATATCCTGGCACACGATCGCGTGTAG
- a CDS encoding D-sedoheptulose 7-phosphate isomerase: METQASSGYEQRIRQQFEAHIAMARRVVDEQTPEIARMAEMLVACYRRGNKALFCGNGGSAADAQHLAAELVGRYLIDRPPLPALALHTDTSAVTAIANDYAYDQIFSRQAEAHLQPGDVLVALTTSGTSPNIVKAAEVARRKGCAVLGLLGRDGGTVLPLCDAALVVPAQQSFVIQEVYMIVGHLLCDLIEEAIFGSGCGT, translated from the coding sequence GTGGAGACTCAAGCATCCAGCGGATACGAGCAGCGTATTCGACAGCAGTTCGAGGCGCATATCGCGATGGCCCGGCGGGTGGTCGATGAGCAAACGCCGGAGATCGCGCGCATGGCCGAGATGCTGGTAGCGTGCTACCGGCGCGGCAACAAAGCGCTCTTTTGCGGCAACGGCGGCTCGGCTGCCGATGCCCAGCATCTCGCCGCAGAGCTGGTCGGGCGCTATCTGATCGATCGTCCGCCGCTGCCAGCCCTGGCGCTCCACACCGACACATCGGCGGTGACGGCTATCGCCAACGATTACGCCTACGACCAGATCTTTTCGCGGCAGGCCGAGGCTCACTTGCAGCCGGGCGATGTGCTCGTCGCGCTGACGACCAGCGGCACATCGCCGAACATCGTCAAAGCGGCGGAGGTGGCGCGGCGCAAAGGCTGCGCCGTGCTGGGGCTGCTGGGCCGCGACGGCGGCACAGTCCTGCCGCTCTGCGACGCGGCGCTGGTCGTGCCCGCGCAACAGTCGTTCGTAATTCAGGAGGTGTATATGATCGTCGGGCATCTGCTGTGCGATCTGATCGAGGAGGCGATCTTCGGGTCTGGCTGTGGGACGTAG
- a CDS encoding glycosyltransferase, whose protein sequence is MLRIVQIYKDYDPVVGGIENHVKVLAEGLAARGHTVSVLVTNTGRGTVVEQRQGVQVVKAGRIWKAASTPLSIELVRYARTLQADLVNLHMPYPPGDLAAHAIKDAPLVVTYHSDIVRQRKLLRLYRPLLEWTLRRSKRIIATSEPYVQSSPFLRRYAAKCRIVPLSVDAARFADVAEAGVAALRRRYTRSAGDCLILSVGVLRYYKGLHILLDALTQLDATLLIVGAGPEEQRLRDLAQAFGIARRVHFAGHVPDADLPTYYRAADVFVLASHLRAEAFGIVQLEAMAAGCPVVSTDLGTGTSVVNQHGVSGFVVPPGDPLPLATALRVLLANPELRRRLGAQAQRRVADHFTHAHMIDRTLEVYEEALARRQAGRVPCPCPLGTQPGASPTIPSPSPDGEQRTNEALNSKLKTRNSQAE, encoded by the coding sequence ATCCTGCGCATCGTTCAGATCTACAAAGATTACGATCCGGTCGTCGGCGGCATCGAAAATCATGTCAAGGTCCTGGCCGAGGGACTGGCCGCACGGGGTCATACGGTCAGCGTGCTTGTGACCAACACCGGGCGCGGCACCGTCGTCGAGCAGCGTCAGGGCGTGCAAGTCGTCAAAGCCGGGCGCATCTGGAAAGCCGCATCCACGCCGCTCAGCATCGAGCTTGTTCGGTATGCCCGCACGCTGCAAGCCGATCTCGTCAATCTGCACATGCCCTACCCCCCCGGCGATCTGGCCGCTCATGCGATCAAGGACGCGCCGCTGGTTGTGACGTACCACAGCGACATCGTGCGCCAGCGCAAGCTGCTGCGCCTGTACCGTCCGCTGCTTGAGTGGACGCTGCGACGGTCGAAGCGGATTATCGCGACGAGCGAGCCGTACGTACAGTCGTCGCCGTTTCTGCGGCGCTACGCCGCCAAATGCCGGATCGTGCCGCTGTCGGTCGATGCGGCGCGCTTCGCGGATGTGGCGGAGGCGGGCGTGGCTGCCTTGCGGCGGCGTTATACCCGCTCGGCGGGCGATTGCCTGATCCTGTCTGTGGGCGTGCTGCGCTACTACAAGGGGCTGCATATTCTGCTCGACGCGCTCACGCAGCTCGACGCGACGCTGCTCATCGTCGGGGCCGGGCCGGAGGAGCAACGGCTGCGCGATCTGGCTCAGGCGTTTGGCATCGCCAGGCGGGTCCATTTCGCGGGCCACGTGCCCGACGCCGACCTGCCGACGTACTATCGAGCCGCCGATGTGTTCGTGCTGGCGTCGCATCTGCGCGCGGAGGCGTTCGGGATCGTCCAGCTTGAGGCGATGGCGGCGGGCTGTCCCGTTGTCAGCACCGATCTCGGCACCGGCACCAGCGTCGTGAACCAGCACGGCGTGAGCGGCTTTGTCGTGCCGCCGGGCGATCCGCTGCCACTGGCGACCGCGCTGCGGGTGCTGCTTGCCAATCCCGAGCTTCGCCGACGACTCGGCGCGCAGGCACAGCGGCGGGTTGCCGATCATTTTACCCACGCGCATATGATCGACCGAACGCTTGAGGTGTACGAGGAGGCGCTAGCACGCCGCCAGGCCGGGAGGGTGCCATGCCCGTGCCCGTTGGGCACCCAGCCCGGTGCGTCCCCCACTATTCCTTCTCCCTCGCCTGATGGAGAACAAAGAACAAATGAGGCGTTGAACTCGAAACTCAAAACTCGAAACTCGCAAGCGGAGTGA
- a CDS encoding S8 family peptidase gives MQYRDGTTEAQHATARGRVKADRKEDLRTQGSGVSKLEVIVLREGNVQSAIDALKSDANVEFAEPNWIYTHSATATDPYFTNGSLWGMYGAGTTPANQYGSNAAAAWAAGTTGSKSVYVGVIDEGIQYTHPDLDAQVWVNPFDAADGVDNDGNGYVDDVRGWDFANNDNTIYDGGSRGSLDDHGTHVSGTIGAESNGAGVVGVNWNVTLISAKFLGRAGGTTANAVRAVDYLTNLKTRHGLNIVATNNSWGGGGYSQALYDAINRANSANILFIAAAGNSGSNNDTTASYPANYDLPNVIAVAAIDRNGALASWSQYGARTVDLGAPGVAVYSTTAFNLYESYSGTSMATPHVTGGAALYASTHPGATAAQIKNALLSSAVPTASLQGKTVTGGRLDVNAALSR, from the coding sequence GTGCAGTATCGCGACGGCACGACTGAAGCCCAGCACGCAACGGCGCGCGGGCGCGTAAAAGCTGATCGCAAAGAAGATCTTCGCACGCAGGGCAGCGGCGTCTCCAAGCTCGAAGTGATCGTACTGCGCGAAGGCAACGTTCAGAGCGCGATCGACGCGCTGAAGAGCGACGCCAACGTCGAGTTTGCCGAGCCGAACTGGATCTATACCCACAGCGCGACAGCTACCGATCCGTACTTCACCAACGGCTCGCTCTGGGGCATGTACGGCGCCGGCACAACGCCCGCCAACCAGTACGGCTCGAACGCGGCGGCGGCATGGGCGGCAGGCACGACCGGCTCCAAGTCGGTCTATGTCGGCGTGATCGACGAGGGCATCCAGTACACGCACCCCGACCTCGACGCTCAGGTGTGGGTCAACCCCTTCGATGCGGCTGACGGCGTGGACAACGACGGCAACGGCTATGTCGACGACGTTCGCGGCTGGGACTTCGCCAACAACGACAACACGATCTACGACGGCGGCTCGCGCGGCAGCCTCGACGATCACGGCACGCACGTCTCCGGCACGATCGGCGCGGAGAGCAACGGCGCTGGCGTCGTCGGCGTCAACTGGAACGTCACGCTGATCTCGGCCAAGTTCCTGGGCCGCGCCGGCGGCACCACGGCCAACGCGGTCCGGGCCGTCGATTACCTGACGAACCTCAAGACCCGCCACGGCCTGAACATCGTCGCGACCAACAACTCGTGGGGCGGCGGCGGCTACTCGCAGGCCCTCTACGACGCGATCAACCGCGCCAATAGCGCGAACATCCTGTTCATCGCGGCGGCTGGCAACAGCGGCAGCAATAACGATACGACGGCGAGCTATCCGGCGAACTACGATCTGCCCAACGTCATCGCGGTTGCCGCGATCGATCGGAACGGCGCGCTGGCAAGCTGGTCGCAGTACGGCGCTCGCACGGTTGACCTTGGAGCGCCTGGCGTGGCGGTCTACTCGACCACCGCGTTCAACCTGTACGAGTCGTACAGCGGCACCTCGATGGCAACGCCGCACGTCACCGGCGGAGCAGCGCTCTACGCCTCGACCCATCCGGGCGCAACCGCAGCGCAGATCAAGAACGCGCTCTTGAGCAGCGCCGTGCCGACCGCGTCGCTTCAGGGCAAGACCGTCACAGGCGGACGCCTGGACGTGAACGCGGCGCTCAGCCGGTAG
- the cphA gene encoding cyanophycin synthetase: MRVLETRVYRGPNPYGYRPVIRFKLDLGQLEDYPSSKLGTFNDRLLELIPTLHEHGCSYGEAGGFVRRLREGTWIGHISEHIALELQSLAGTPVTYGKTRSSGEAEGIYYVVYSYIEERVGLLAARLALRLINHLLPPELQGVQGLDLLTPDRVAGVLEPDAPLDFKAELEDLIRLAERLALGPTTGALVEEARRRGIPAIRLDDHSLVQLGYGKHQKRIRASVTGHTSNIAVETASDKELTNRLLDDVGLPVPRNIVVRSADEAVAAAERIGYPVVTKPLDVSHGRGVSLNLHDADQVRWGYEQAAQYRSKVLVERYLRGKDYRVLVINDQVVAVAERVPAHVKGDGKHTIAELIAIVNRDPRRGIGHEKVLTRITVNDQAERLLEHAGYTLDTVLPAGEVFYLRSTANISTGGTAIDRTNEIHYDNIEIARRAARVIGLDIAGIDIISPDISAPLRESGGGIVEVNAGPGFRMHLQPSEGTPRNVARPVIDMLFPPTAPSRIPVVAITGTNGKTTTSRMVAHMLKMHGLRTGLTTTDGIYIDGELYMRGDLTGPWSARMALKDPTIEAAVLETARGGILREGLGFDRCDVGAVLNVQADHLGLRGVETLEDLARIKSLVVEVVQKNGTSVLNADDPLTVGMREQAGGRIAYFSMHGGDDGPEHLREHIAEGGVAVVLQQGVRGEMIAIYDEEQYIPLLWTHLIPATLEGKARVNVANALAATAIAYSLEVPVETIRQALRTFTTSFYQTPGRLNIFDEHPFRVIMDYGHNPAALEPMVDLVAKLRPNHKQVIGVLSGAGDRRDQDLIRLGELGARMFDRLIIKQDNSLRGRRSGETAELVKQGALNGGLPEAQITTILPELEAVDHALRQARPNDLVVIFADQVTPVWKRIIYFNRDPQKFSGPPVEGAEGI; the protein is encoded by the coding sequence ATGCGTGTCCTTGAAACGCGAGTCTATCGTGGCCCGAATCCGTACGGCTACCGCCCGGTCATTCGCTTTAAGCTCGATCTGGGACAGCTCGAAGACTATCCCTCCAGCAAGCTCGGCACGTTCAACGACCGGCTGCTTGAGCTGATCCCGACGCTGCACGAGCACGGCTGCTCCTACGGTGAGGCCGGCGGCTTTGTACGTCGGCTGCGTGAGGGGACGTGGATCGGCCATATCTCCGAGCATATCGCGCTGGAGCTGCAATCGCTGGCGGGCACGCCCGTGACCTACGGCAAGACCCGCAGCAGCGGCGAGGCCGAAGGAATCTACTACGTCGTCTACTCGTACATCGAGGAGCGCGTGGGCCTGCTGGCGGCTCGTCTGGCGCTACGGCTGATCAATCATCTGCTGCCGCCGGAGCTTCAGGGCGTGCAGGGCCTCGATCTGCTCACGCCCGACCGCGTCGCGGGAGTGCTGGAGCCGGACGCGCCACTTGATTTCAAAGCCGAGCTTGAGGATCTGATCCGGCTGGCGGAGCGGCTGGCGCTCGGCCCGACGACCGGAGCGCTGGTCGAGGAGGCGCGTCGCCGTGGTATTCCGGCGATCCGCCTCGACGATCATAGCCTGGTGCAGTTGGGCTACGGCAAGCACCAGAAGCGCATCCGCGCCAGCGTCACCGGCCATACCTCGAACATCGCCGTCGAGACGGCCAGCGACAAAGAGCTGACGAATCGGCTGCTGGATGATGTTGGTCTGCCGGTGCCGCGTAACATCGTCGTCCGCTCCGCCGACGAAGCGGTCGCCGCCGCCGAGCGCATCGGCTATCCAGTCGTCACCAAGCCGCTCGATGTAAGCCACGGGCGCGGCGTGTCGCTCAACCTGCACGACGCCGATCAGGTGCGCTGGGGCTATGAGCAGGCGGCACAGTACCGCTCGAAGGTGCTGGTCGAGCGCTATCTGCGCGGCAAGGACTATCGCGTGCTGGTGATCAACGATCAGGTCGTGGCGGTCGCCGAGCGCGTTCCCGCGCACGTCAAAGGCGATGGCAAGCACACGATCGCCGAGCTGATCGCGATCGTCAACCGCGATCCCCGGCGCGGCATCGGCCACGAGAAGGTGCTGACGCGCATCACGGTCAACGATCAGGCCGAGCGGCTGCTGGAGCATGCGGGCTACACGCTCGATACCGTGCTGCCTGCGGGCGAGGTCTTCTACCTGCGCTCGACGGCGAATATTTCCACGGGCGGCACCGCGATCGATCGGACCAACGAGATCCACTACGACAACATCGAGATCGCACGTCGTGCCGCGCGCGTGATCGGCCTGGACATCGCGGGCATCGACATTATCTCGCCGGATATTTCCGCGCCGCTGCGGGAGAGCGGCGGTGGGATCGTCGAGGTCAACGCCGGGCCGGGCTTTCGGATGCATCTTCAGCCCTCCGAGGGCACGCCGCGCAACGTCGCCAGGCCGGTGATCGACATGCTCTTCCCGCCGACCGCGCCGAGCCGCATTCCGGTCGTGGCGATCACCGGCACCAACGGCAAAACGACGACCTCGCGGATGGTCGCGCATATGCTCAAGATGCACGGCCTGCGCACGGGCCTGACCACGACCGACGGAATCTATATCGACGGCGAGCTGTACATGCGCGGCGATCTGACCGGGCCGTGGAGCGCGCGCATGGCGCTTAAAGACCCAACGATCGAGGCGGCGGTGCTGGAGACGGCGCGCGGCGGTATTCTGCGCGAGGGCCTGGGCTTCGACCGCTGCGATGTCGGCGCGGTGCTCAACGTGCAGGCCGATCACCTGGGGCTGCGCGGCGTCGAGACGCTCGAAGATCTGGCGCGGATCAAGTCGCTGGTGGTAGAGGTAGTGCAGAAGAACGGCACCAGCGTGCTCAACGCCGACGATCCGCTGACCGTGGGCATGCGCGAGCAGGCGGGTGGCCGGATCGCCTATTTCTCGATGCACGGCGGCGACGACGGACCTGAGCATCTGCGCGAGCACATCGCCGAGGGTGGCGTCGCGGTGGTGCTTCAGCAGGGCGTGCGCGGCGAGATGATCGCGATCTACGACGAGGAGCAGTATATTCCGCTGCTCTGGACGCATCTGATCCCGGCGACGCTTGAGGGCAAGGCTCGCGTCAACGTGGCGAATGCGCTGGCGGCGACCGCAATCGCCTACTCGCTGGAGGTGCCAGTCGAGACGATTCGCCAGGCGCTGCGCACGTTCACCACGTCGTTCTACCAGACGCCCGGACGGCTCAACATTTTCGATGAGCATCCGTTCCGCGTGATCATGGACTACGGCCATAATCCGGCGGCGCTTGAGCCGATGGTCGATCTTGTGGCGAAGCTGCGGCCAAACCACAAGCAGGTGATCGGCGTGCTCTCCGGCGCGGGCGACCGCCGCGATCAAGATCTGATCCGGCTGGGCGAGCTTGGCGCGCGCATGTTCGATCGGCTGATTATCAAGCAGGATAACAGCCTGCGCGGGCGGCGCTCCGGCGAGACGGCGGAGCTGGTCAAGCAGGGCGCGCTCAACGGCGGGCTGCCGGAAGCGCAGATCACGACGATCCTGCCGGAGCTAGAGGCTGTCGACCACGCGCTGCGGCAGGCCCGGCCAAACGATCTGGTGGTGATCTTCGCCGATCAGGTGACGCCGGTCTGGAAGCGGATCATCTATTTCAACCGCGATCCGCAGAAGTTTAGCGGCCCGCCCGTCGAAGGCGCTGAAGGAATCTGA
- a CDS encoding cyanophycinase — MMIGGAEDKVGNRTILRRFVELAGGTNSHIAIIATASEIYELVSQIYERIFLELGAAKVYVLKLYSREQCCDESMLAPIADATGIFLTGGNQLKLMTILGGTPAATRIRRAYRGGCVVAGTSAGASAVCQHMMAYGLSGITPRKSMMHFAPGLGLINRLLVDQHFGARGRTGRLVTALAHNPYLLGVGLDEDTAIEVDGQRMMTVIGRGSVTVVDGTDMSYNDIYRISDHAPLAIHNMRFHLLTHGYQFDITHRDPVIPATPPLPFEAGLYAEGEGI; from the coding sequence ATGATGATCGGCGGTGCGGAAGATAAAGTCGGCAATCGCACGATTCTCCGCCGGTTTGTCGAGCTGGCGGGTGGCACGAATAGCCACATCGCGATTATCGCTACGGCCTCGGAGATTTACGAGCTTGTCTCGCAGATCTACGAGCGCATCTTCCTTGAGCTGGGCGCGGCGAAGGTCTATGTGCTCAAGCTCTACTCGCGCGAGCAGTGCTGCGACGAGTCGATGCTCGCGCCGATCGCCGATGCGACCGGCATTTTTCTGACCGGCGGCAATCAGCTCAAGCTGATGACGATCCTGGGGGGCACGCCCGCCGCGACGCGCATCCGCCGCGCCTACCGTGGCGGCTGTGTGGTCGCGGGCACCAGCGCGGGAGCCTCCGCCGTCTGCCAGCATATGATGGCCTACGGCCTGAGCGGCATCACGCCCCGCAAATCGATGATGCACTTCGCGCCGGGGCTGGGCCTGATCAACCGGCTGCTGGTCGATCAGCACTTTGGCGCGCGTGGCCGCACCGGGCGGCTGGTGACAGCCCTGGCGCACAACCCCTACCTGCTGGGCGTTGGCCTCGACGAAGACACCGCGATCGAAGTCGATGGGCAGCGCATGATGACCGTGATTGGCCGAGGCTCGGTCACAGTTGTCGACGGCACCGACATGAGCTATAACGACATCTACCGCATCTCGGATCACGCGCCGCTGGCGATCCACAACATGCGCTTCCATCTGCTCACTCATGGCTATCAATTTGATATAACACACCGCGATCCTGTAATCCCGGCGACGCCGCCACTGCCGTTCGAGGCGGGTCTGTACGCCGAAGGCGAGGGTATTTGA
- a CDS encoding CoA ester lyase, with the protein MTNTQPRRTELAVPGSNPRFIAKALTTSADLVFLDLEDSVAPDQRPQARQQIIKALNENDWGGKIRAVRVNATTSQWFYDDLITVVEGAGHNLDVVVLPKVNLPGDVYMLDMLLSQIEMKQGLTRPIAIEAQIESAQGMAHVEQIATASRRLAALIFGPGDFAASIGAPMLTIGEHVTQYPGHIWHAALSRMVVAAKAAGLEAIDGPYGVYTDAEGLKTSAMLARMLGCDGKWAIHPGQIEPINTIFSPTEQELARAQQIHDRYQQALGGESRGAVSLDGDLIDAASLKMAERVLAKGRAAGRGR; encoded by the coding sequence GTGACGAATACGCAACCGCGCCGTACGGAGCTGGCGGTGCCGGGCAGCAACCCCAGGTTTATCGCCAAAGCGCTCACGACCAGCGCCGATCTGGTTTTTCTGGATCTTGAAGACTCGGTCGCGCCCGACCAGCGACCGCAGGCGCGTCAGCAGATCATCAAAGCGCTCAACGAGAACGACTGGGGCGGCAAAATTCGCGCCGTGCGGGTCAACGCGACGACCTCGCAGTGGTTCTACGACGATCTGATCACGGTGGTCGAGGGCGCGGGGCACAATCTCGACGTGGTCGTTCTGCCCAAGGTCAACCTGCCGGGCGATGTCTATATGCTCGATATGCTGCTGAGCCAGATCGAGATGAAGCAAGGCTTGACCCGTCCCATCGCGATCGAAGCGCAGATCGAGAGCGCGCAGGGCATGGCCCATGTCGAGCAGATCGCCACGGCGAGCCGCCGCCTGGCGGCGCTGATCTTCGGGCCGGGCGATTTCGCGGCGTCGATCGGCGCTCCCATGCTGACGATCGGCGAGCATGTGACGCAGTATCCGGGGCATATCTGGCACGCCGCGCTGAGCCGGATGGTCGTCGCGGCCAAGGCTGCCGGGCTGGAGGCGATCGACGGGCCGTACGGCGTGTACACCGACGCCGAGGGTCTTAAGACGAGCGCGATGCTGGCGCGTATGCTCGGCTGCGACGGCAAGTGGGCGATCCATCCCGGTCAGATCGAGCCGATCAACACGATCTTCTCGCCCACGGAGCAGGAGTTGGCCCGCGCGCAGCAGATCCACGATCGCTACCAGCAGGCGCTAGGCGGCGAGTCGCGCGGCGCGGTGTCGCTGGACGGCGATCTGATCGACGCGGCCTCGCTCAAAATGGCCGAGCGCGTGCTGGCAAAAGGCCGTGCGGCGGGCCGGGGGCGATAA
- a CDS encoding PAS domain S-box protein — MSYPSLPPTDEDVDLLRQRIDELERALSKYQDIAARLRASEAMRTRAEDRFRRLIESAPDAIIITDQAGFMLLVNHQVEDLFGYDRNELLDQSVDILLPERFHKRHVTHRSNYVSDPHLRPMGFDLDLVGRRKDGSEFPIEISLSPLESEDSIQIICSVRDITVRKRAEEERQRLQNEMIQVQEATLRELSTPLIPISDQVVVMPLIGAIDSRRAQQIVETLLEGVSERRAETALIDITGVSVVDTQVANILVQAAQAVQLLGARAVLTGIRPEIAQILVSLGVDLGTLETRADLQSGIAYAVEQFRGGSGLRFKVRP, encoded by the coding sequence ATGAGTTACCCTTCCCTACCACCAACAGACGAAGACGTCGACCTGCTGCGGCAGCGCATCGATGAGCTGGAGCGGGCGTTATCGAAGTATCAGGATATTGCCGCCAGGCTGCGCGCGAGCGAAGCAATGCGCACACGTGCCGAGGATCGCTTCCGCAGGCTGATCGAGTCCGCCCCGGATGCGATCATTATCACCGACCAGGCAGGATTTATGCTGCTGGTCAACCATCAGGTCGAGGATCTCTTCGGGTATGATCGAAACGAGCTGCTCGATCAGTCGGTCGATATACTGCTGCCTGAGCGGTTCCACAAGCGGCATGTCACTCATCGCAGCAACTATGTCTCAGATCCGCACCTCCGCCCGATGGGCTTTGACCTGGATCTCGTCGGTCGGCGCAAGGACGGCAGCGAGTTTCCGATCGAGATCAGCTTGAGCCCGCTGGAAAGCGAGGACTCTATACAGATTATTTGCAGTGTTCGTGATATTACCGTCCGCAAACGGGCTGAGGAGGAGCGCCAGCGGCTCCAGAACGAGATGATTCAGGTGCAGGAGGCTACGCTGCGCGAGCTGTCCACGCCGCTGATCCCGATCAGCGATCAGGTGGTAGTCATGCCGCTGATCGGCGCGATCGACTCGCGGCGGGCACAGCAGATCGTCGAGACGCTGCTGGAGGGTGTCTCCGAGCGCCGTGCCGAGACGGCGCTGATCGACATCACGGGCGTGTCGGTGGTCGATACGCAGGTTGCAAATATTCTGGTCCAGGCTGCGCAGGCGGTGCAGTTGCTCGGCGCGCGCGCGGTGCTCACCGGCATTCGTCCGGAGATCGCGCAGATTCTGGTCAGCCTGGGAGTTGATCTCGGCACCCTGGAGACGCGCGCCGATCTTCAGAGCGGCATCGCCTACGCCGTCGAGCAGTTCCGAGGCGGCAGCGGGCTGCGATTCAAAGTCCGCCCGTAA
- a CDS encoding SRPBCC family protein, giving the protein MANIEKSIDVNVPVRAAYNQWTQFEEFPKFMEGVQEVKQLDDKRLHWRANIAGKEEEWDAVITEQEPDMRVAWTNTTGARNAGVVTFHHLDDNKTRVMLQLDYDPQGVVENVGSALGFVERRVEGDLERFKKFIESRGHETGGWRGTIEQEHGR; this is encoded by the coding sequence ATGGCGAACATTGAAAAATCGATCGACGTGAATGTGCCGGTGCGCGCAGCCTACAACCAGTGGACCCAGTTCGAGGAGTTTCCAAAATTCATGGAAGGCGTGCAGGAGGTCAAGCAGCTCGATGATAAGCGCCTGCACTGGCGCGCGAATATCGCGGGCAAGGAAGAAGAGTGGGACGCGGTGATCACGGAGCAAGAGCCGGATATGCGCGTGGCCTGGACGAACACGACGGGCGCACGCAACGCCGGTGTGGTCACGTTCCACCACCTCGACGATAACAAGACGCGCGTGATGTTGCAGCTCGACTACGATCCCCAGGGCGTGGTCGAAAACGTCGGCAGCGCGCTCGGCTTTGTGGAGCGCCGCGTTGAGGGCGATCTTGAGCGCTTCAAGAAGTTCATCGAGTCGCGCGGGCATGAGACTGGCGGCTGGCGTGGCACGATCGAGCAAGAGCACGGGCGCTAG